A window of Syngnathus acus chromosome 17, fSynAcu1.2, whole genome shotgun sequence genomic DNA:
TCTTGTGATGTTAGCGTGTTAGCATTTCCCCCCCAAGTCTCCTGAGTACTAATTACATGCAAAGACTCCGCCTTAGCATGTCTGATATTAACATATGCTCTCTGGATAAATCTGATTAatcttattcatttttttgacaTAATGTCATGTACTTTTTGGTTGCTCCCTTGCTTTCCACCGCACTCCTACAGGCCATGACGTAAAATCCTCACTAGCATGTAAACAAAGCGCTCCTCCGTTTTTGATTTAACCTTGCACGCTCGCGAGCAACGGAGGAGGCCGTGCTGGTAAattctttgacttttttcccccccaatgtCGTCTCGTCTGCGGAGCCTCCGGGTGGAGCGGGAAGTGTTGGTAAATCACACTTTGATGTGAAAGTCACAGAGCACCCCGGCAACGGGGCTGCGAATCTCTGATACAGCCGAGCTAAGAGTCTGCCCGGCTCGACTTCCTCGGGGAAGCCCGCTCCACTGCCGCAACCAAATGAACTGTTAGCGTTCCAAATGTTTCCATCTATGTAAACATTCCACAAAACTGTCTGCGTGTGTTGACGTGCAAAGAGTAAAAATGCTCACGTTTGAGGATATTCCTCTGCTCCAGCTCTTCCGCCGTCGGTCTCTGACTCAAGCGcctggtaaagaaaaaaacacaaatcatcCATGGTTAGCAGAGTAATTGACATGTAAATGCTCTAAGAAACACAAGACAGAATTTCTGAAGaggattaaaataaaaaaaaatctagttgACGGCAATGGACGTCAACGGCACTTTTACAAGCTGCCTTGAAACAGgtctctaaaaataaaaaacgatGCTCTAATGATGATCAAGTCTGCTCAACCTGGCAATAAAAAGACGACCTTACAGGGCACAACGCTGCCAAAGAAACGGAAAGCGAGaggatgagattttttttttttttttttggaagcatGACAAGAAAGCGGGCAGGCCTTCTGGGAACATGCACCGTGTTCCAATCGCAGAAGGAACGGCTGATTCGTGCGGATGATAATCTAATATTCCCTTCCTCGCTTGCAACCATATTGCCGACTTCTCCTATCGTTCGTAAATTGCTGCATTCGAGGTGGCGCTGCGATGTGGAGCAATCGGGTAGAGATGCTTTGCGGTGATTCGGTGTGATGCGCGAGCTACGGCGAGAAgacgaggggaggggaggggggggggacgtgCTGCCAAAATTAGGTCAGCACCATTTTAAGAGCCTCATTTCAGTGAGATAAAGAATTTATCCTTGTTggattttaaaatggaaaCATGAAAGGGGAGAAAGAAGCGTTTGAATAAGAAAGCGGGGTGCTCATATTTCCTTCAGCTTTATAGTGACTCGGAATTGGAAGTCTTGTCAGTTCAAATGAAGACAGAATGTTCATTTTGGCAGACGGGAAGAGTGAGTGCCGTTTCCAAAATCTTGTTGACTTATGAGCAGTATTGGGATGTGCAGTCACGgttgaaataaaaagcttGATGCCATACAATATGAATTATTAGTtataatttgtcatttgtccTAATTTGGTGACACTATGTGTACTTAGGCAACAATCGAACCATCACGACCCTGTGGTGTGCCCCCAGCCCATTCTAGTAAAAAATGGGAACGAGTTAGGGCGGGGAAAAAATTCTGTTTGCGTCgccataaataaaatattctgtTATCCTTCAGTCTGAAGTTGGCTGGTTCTCAAGAGCTTCTCCGTTTTATGTCATTCTTTACAATCCCGCAGTAACTCAGAAGTCTTGCACTTCTCACAATTCAGAGAGAAATAAGCgacttttacttttaattaGGGACACGGTCCTGAATTACAATACTTGGCCAACGCAAGCAGCCgctaagctagctagcttacCTCGTGAGTTTGGTGCCAATCTGCTGCCTGGACTCCAGCCGCTCCTCATCCGTCTGCACTGGCAGAATGTtcttctcctccagctcccTCTTGGACGGACGGTTGCTCAACTTGATAGCCAGCGAGTCTTTGCGGAGCACCTTCTGAGCCAGCGTGCCTGAAATTCAACGGCAGGTGTGAATAGAAATTGAGGAAGCGctggaggtaaaaaaaaaaaaaaaaagcttaccaCTACAGCACTAAATAATGGATGGGTAAATAACAGAAGGGGCACAAgaatgtttttaatattttaccaAAGTCCCAAAAGTGCTTAAGTGAAACTCCAGAATACATACGAGGTCTTGTAAAACTGTCTTCCGCCCCATTAGCATATTAAACCACTCCTGCTTTCAATGCACAATCTCAACTCACTTGTAAATATGGAGTCGTCGTCCTCATCGTAGTCATCGTCATCCACGTCATCCTCATCCTTGTACATGCTAGGCAGATCTTCATAGTCAGATTCGCTGGGCATGTTTTCCTTGTCGTCTTCGTAGTCAACGATCACCGACGGCACTTCCCGTCTGTCCTGAGGAGCGCACTGACTGCTGACGTGTAGCAAAGAGCTAGGAGAGAAagcaaaatgatattttttttgtttttttaaggaatTACGGCTCACTTTGTTCTGGCCtttatcaaatgaaaaaagggGCCACATATAGCCCACGGGCCGCATGTTTCCTCTCCCTTGAGTTCCATGTATTTCTGATACGTTGAGGTATGGCTTCCTTCCCATCGGTTTCATCCGATGACCCGACGCCGTTACATAACCGTTTCCCCTCTTTCGGACTAATTGTACGCAGTGCCATGAGCATTTTCCAGTTACAAGCCCTCTCAAATGGCTTTTGGCGACAAGACGGCAGCCGAGGAGCTTACGTAAgatccaatcagatttcatgTGGCTTTTCTGCAAACAGGAAGGTAGTAAGGAGCTCTTGCAAAGGAGCAGCTGATCGCGTTATGTCAGGCCGACTTGATGCCGGGGACGCCTACGCTGCGCGCGAGCTTGTGCCCACacaaccacaaacacacacaccgagtTCAAATCAATCTAGCCATGCTGCGCTGTGTTCAGTCGAATTTTGGAGCGGCGCGGCCTCGTCGCGGCGTATTTGATATTAACGGGCAACCTgacgtacacacacacctgaTAAACTACATGCATGTTAGGactaaaattgtatttatgcTCAAATTAGAAGCATTTCAAGTAGTAAAGGAatattattaccgtattttccgacctataaggcgcacctaaaaacctaaaattttctcaaaagccgacagtgcgccttatagtccggtgcgccttatatatggaccaaattcctaaatttaaactggcccgaagcattgtgtcatgaaatcaatcataagtggcccgctgaagactatgaatcatgaatcaaaaagactatggatcattatttttgtgattataaagtaatttgttgcgtctgaagttgaaataaaacagataaaatggagaatgatttgatttggattaaaaatcggacattaatggtgcgccttatagtccgatgcggccttatataaggacaaagttttaaaatgggccattcattgaaggtgcgccttatagtccggtgcgccttatagtccggaaaatacggtaagtctTGATTTACACTGTATGGGGATGTACAAAATTGAATATCCTCAGATTGGAATCAAGCCAGGTCAACTAAATGCTTGGAAATATTTGGATAATCAATGATTACTCCCTTGTTGTCTTTGCTGTCCTGAGACTTGAGTCATTTATATGCACTTAAGGCGCAACATTTTGGTCCCGGTATCCCAAATCTAAACGGGAAGTGGGCACTTGGACCTGCGGTGTAAATCCAGCCAAACTAGCCAGCACAAGACGCATGGGAATAAATGCCCAACGCTGATCCATAATCCCGCCCTGCTTCTGCTTCACTATCGGCTTTACTGACCCCGACGTCGGGGGGCGACTTACCTCTCAAACCTCTGCATGGACAGCGCCAGCGTTTTGTTGAGCTCCTCGATGATGCGGCTCGGCCCGTGCAAGCTGCCGTACTGCAGCTGCAGAGGATGACCGTGGTTCTGGTGGAGAGCCGACAGCGCGGCAAACTGCGAGGGCAGCAGGCTGCCGTGGTGGCCCGGCATCACCTGGGCTAGGCCGCACTTTTGGGACATACCGCCGAGGGGGTTGGGGGAGGGAGACGGGGACGTGGCGCAGTCCAGTCCACCCGGAGGCACGCAAATCATGACTTTCTTGGGCGGGAGGGGCGGCGAGTGCTTTGCCCCGGGCATGCAGGGCAACTTCATTGGCTGGCAAGAATCTGGAGAGGAATCATAACGCGACGTTAttcagacaaacaaacaaagctcGTGGAGCTCAGACGCGCCCTGATGGAATTAGGTCAGCCTAATACCACTTTGCGCTGACTGACAGATTGACGACGGGAGGATTGAATAAAAGTACGGCAATATTTAGAACATTGGCTGACCTGTGCAATGGTTTGGGATGCGAGCAAAAGGCTTGGGAGGGAGAGCCGGCGGCTGTTTGTGGTACAGCGGCGGCTTGGCGGGGTTGTCCTGAAGGTCGCCTGCGTAGCTGACAGACTTCTTGGGGGCTAGGAGCATGGACGACTTGATGGGGGGCTCCTGAGCGCAGACTCCGCCGTCCATGGAGGAGCGAAATTCACCTGTTGCTGAgcggatggagggaggggcaatcagtaaataaataaacgaatgaataaaaaaaataaaatacaaagaagCAAGAATCTGCATGAAGCACCTTGCCTGCCCCAAAGTGCTTTTATATAAGCATATAAatcccacccccccaaaaaaaatgtataatgaAAGATTCTATCAGCAGATAGCCTGCGTGAGATTTGGAGTGCACTTCAGAGATTGCTGATTAATGAAGAATTCAAAGAACAGCCAGGAGCTGACGAGTTTTCATCTGACAGGCataatttgaaagaaaagaagaaaaagaaagggggggggggggtgccaTTATGATGATGTGGTATGAAGCGGCTCACCTTTTTCAAAGATCTCCTTTAGCACTCCCCTCTTGATCAGCTCATCTCGAGTTTGGCGCATGGAcatcttcctctccagtgCTGGGTGAGCAGGAAAGGGGAGGAGATTTATTCAACCATCCATTTGCTGTAACCTCACAGCACGTAAATTTGATCATCTAATCTTCTATAAACTGGAATGTCCAACTTTCCAATGTTTCAATACTACTTGctgttcagaatttttttttaaaaaattaaaaattgcatTCATTTGTAGTCTGCACACGGTCGAGCGGAACATCTCCCGCTCGATCATCGCTATCTAGTCCGGCTTGATTAACGTACAAGCGGAGGAAATTGAGTTGAACAACGCTGAATTGTGAACACTTGATAAAGAGAGGCGATAAAAGCACAAAACCCAAAGAACAACATTTTTACTCTTGCTGCATAATGCACAAAATGATCTATTTTTAGGCTCCCGAGCATGGAAGGGCCTAAGTGTGTCGGGAAGGCTTGAGCAAAGAATCCTTGTTTGAAAAATCTACGCCCGGCCTGAAAACCAATTAAGAAAGTGGAATGAGGATGATCTGCAACACTCAAACGAATCCTCACTGTCCATTTACAGCATTTGTGGCCTCTAATTAACTCAGACGGAGTGAGCGTGGATTAAACTAGCATACGAAGCGTTGCGATTAGGAAACGAGTCTGCAAAAACGCTCCAGACTTGATTTTCGTCCGGTAAAATGATTCTTTCACATCAATAAGCGGGGTAATTCATTATTTGGTCGAATGTTTAAATATGCTAACAATGAAATggtcagttcttttttttttaaagcacctGTTGGACCGCTTTACACTTCATGCCAAGTATAAACCAGCAAGGGTGGAGCGAGGGCAAAACCTGTCAGAAAAGGACGGACGGGATTATACTTCAGTTTCATCCAATATGAAAAGTAATGACGCAAAGCTTGACATGACATAACAGGGATGGACGCTGTTACGCAACGCCATTAAGTCAAACGCTTAATGAGGACGCATCTTTGAcagtcattgtattttttttttttttttgccagataTATATCCAACCTGCACGCTGGAGCTACTCTGCCCAAAAATAGATTCATGGGTAGAAAGCTTAAGCTCGCAATTGCGGGAGATTTCATCAGAAAGAGCCTAAGGAGCGCGAAAAGACATTCGCTGCAAATACTGACATATTGTGAAAACCTCGCAATAGATTGCCTGGAGTCACACGTTATTACAAAATTACTCATATTGGCCCATCTGAACTAGGCGCGatcacccccccccttttttgtaACCCCCCTGCTGCGGATTACTCGTTTTATTTCCACTGCGCAAATTGATTGAATGAATAGCGATGACGCCTACACGCTGGCATTTTGTGACAGTCCCGCAGCCTGCGTGGCCTTTTTTTGACCCTGTGGATTATGCCGCGTCCTTGTTTGTTGATTATGCAAGAAGCCTTTTATCATCAATAACTGGCATGGAACGATCGCTTTACGGTAATTGTATTATGACACGTTTACCGTACACGCgttcctgctttttttttttttttaccatgtgGATTATTTCGATTATGCAAGTTATCAATAATTGCCAATGAATGGTCATAAAAGACTAATTATACAACATAATGCATTCAGGCATCATTGAGCATTCCATGGACTTTTGATCACcgtatattaaaatataaaaaaagatatattatataaaaaaaaaaaagcatcataaagaagaagaaataaacaagtcaCTCTGGAGTATAAATCATATTTGGGGgtgaaatttattttacaaattacAACTGTAAAGCTAAAGCCGACTGATGTGCTGAACGGCCGTCAGCG
This region includes:
- the LOC119137349 gene encoding phosphatase and actin regulator 1-like isoform X4; this translates as MHRQWSGNIHTMDVANVLGRGCGKRIQHLTAEEVERLAVMRSESLVSGAHTPPIRCRSRLATLGRLLKPWKWRKKKSDKFKQTSAALERKMSMRQTRDELIKRGVLKEIFEKATGEFRSSMDGGVCAQEPPIKSSMLLAPKKSVSYAGDLQDNPAKPPLYHKQPPALPPKPFARIPNHCTDSCQPMKLPCMPGAKHSPPLPPKKVMICVPPGGLDCATSPSPSPNPLGGMSQKCGLAQVMPGHHGSLLPSQFAALSALHQNHGHPLQLQYGSLHGPSRIIEELNKTLALSMQRFESSLLHVSSQCAPQDRREVPSVIVDYEDDKENMPSESDYEDLPSMYKDEDDVDDDDYDEDDDSIFTSTLAQKVLRKDSLAIKLSNRPSKRELEEKNILPVQTDEERLESRQQIGTKLTRRLSQRPTAEELEQRNILKPRNEQEEIEEKREIKRRLTRKLSQRPTVEELRQAKILIRFSDYVEVSDAQDYDRRADKPWTRLTAADKAAIRKELNDFKSNEMEVHESSRHLTRFHRP
- the LOC119137349 gene encoding phosphatase and actin regulator 1-like isoform X3, with translation MATTPDSTDRRLIRRLRSRRDTPYLVEARFSFNLRTAEEVERLAVMRSESLVSGAHTPPIRCRSRLATLGRLLKPWKWRKKKSDKFKQTSAALERKMSMRQTRDELIKRGVLKEIFEKATGEFRSSMDGGVCAQEPPIKSSMLLAPKKSVSYAGDLQDNPAKPPLYHKQPPALPPKPFARIPNHCTDSCQPMKLPCMPGAKHSPPLPPKKVMICVPPGGLDCATSPSPSPNPLGGMSQKCGLAQVMPGHHGSLLPSQFAALSALHQNHGHPLQLQYGSLHGPSRIIEELNKTLALSMQRFESSLLHVSSQCAPQDRREVPSVIVDYEDDKENMPSESDYEDLPSMYKDEDDVDDDDYDEDDDSIFTSTLAQKVLRKDSLAIKLSNRPSKRELEEKNILPVQTDEERLESRQQIGTKLTRRLSQRPTAEELEQRNILKPRNEQEEIEEKREIKRRLTRKLSQRPTVEELRQAKILIRFSDYVEVSDAQDYDRRADKPWTRLTAADKAAIRKELNDFKSNEMEVHESSRHLTRFHRP
- the LOC119137349 gene encoding phosphatase and actin regulator 1-like isoform X2, whose translation is MFRTAHYPSADPAPTAMHGAWWLAGHNAVPAPSAVALAAEKPKKNAFSLAKIMSLGGKKSQHGVDAHNNNNNNTPFAIHCHIGKEIKHICSNCSRGNDTQDAEEVERLAVMRSESLVSGAHTPPIRCRSRLATLGRLLKPWKWRKKKSDKFKQTSAALERKMSMRQTRDELIKRGVLKEIFEKGEFRSSMDGGVCAQEPPIKSSMLLAPKKSVSYAGDLQDNPAKPPLYHKQPPALPPKPFARIPNHCTDSCQPMKLPCMPGAKHSPPLPPKKVMICVPPGGLDCATSPSPSPNPLGGMSQKCGLAQVMPGHHGSLLPSQFAALSALHQNHGHPLQLQYGSLHGPSRIIEELNKTLALSMQRFESSLLHVSSQCAPQDRREVPSVIVDYEDDKENMPSESDYEDLPSMYKDEDDVDDDDYDEDDDSIFTSTLAQKVLRKDSLAIKLSNRPSKRELEEKNILPVQTDEERLESRQQIGTKLTRRLSQRPTAEELEQRNILKPRNEQEEIEEKREIKRRLTRKLSQRPTVEELRQAKILIRFSDYVEVSDAQDYDRRADKPWTRLTAADKAAIRKELNDFKSNEMEVHESSRHLTRFHRP
- the LOC119137349 gene encoding phosphatase and actin regulator 1-like isoform X1 yields the protein MFRTAHYPSADPAPTAMHGAWWLAGHNAVPAPSAVALAAEKPKKNAFSLAKIMSLGGKKSQHGVDAHNNNNNNTPFAIHCHIGKEIKHICSNCSRGNDTQDAEEVERLAVMRSESLVSGAHTPPIRCRSRLATLGRLLKPWKWRKKKSDKFKQTSAALERKMSMRQTRDELIKRGVLKEIFEKATGEFRSSMDGGVCAQEPPIKSSMLLAPKKSVSYAGDLQDNPAKPPLYHKQPPALPPKPFARIPNHCTDSCQPMKLPCMPGAKHSPPLPPKKVMICVPPGGLDCATSPSPSPNPLGGMSQKCGLAQVMPGHHGSLLPSQFAALSALHQNHGHPLQLQYGSLHGPSRIIEELNKTLALSMQRFESSLLHVSSQCAPQDRREVPSVIVDYEDDKENMPSESDYEDLPSMYKDEDDVDDDDYDEDDDSIFTSTLAQKVLRKDSLAIKLSNRPSKRELEEKNILPVQTDEERLESRQQIGTKLTRRLSQRPTAEELEQRNILKPRNEQEEIEEKREIKRRLTRKLSQRPTVEELRQAKILIRFSDYVEVSDAQDYDRRADKPWTRLTAADKAAIRKELNDFKSNEMEVHESSRHLTRFHRP